AGAGGGGCACgtgcagggctgggaggggcaggggcactgCCAACCTGCAACGTGATGGGCGGGAGGCGGGAAGTCGCAGCCGGAGGGGCCGGCGCCCCCTGCTCCCTCAGCTTGGCGGAGGACGGGGGGGTCTTCTCGGGGAGGGCCTTTCCACTCTGCCCCGTGGTGGAGGTgggctggcttcccccagaggcCGGCTGCTCCCCTGCCTGAGGCTGCTGTGGGGCGGCCGCCCTCTCTGGGGCCAGCTTTGTCTCGGTGGCCAGGGTCTTCTCTGACACCAGAGACTTCTCGAAGAGCGATGCTTTCTCAGAAACTGTTCTCCTTTCCGAGTCTGATGTCTTCCTGGGGGCTGGCGGCTTCTCCGACACACTTGTTTTTTCTAGAATTGACTTCTTCTCTAAGACGGCTCTTTTCTCTGACACAGATGTTTTCTCAGGGCCCAAGGCCTTCCCTGAGATGGAGGTTTCCTCCGAGACCAGTCTCTTTCCAACTACTAATGTCTTCCCTGGAGCGGGGGGCTTCTCTGAGACCGCAGGCTTCTCTGAGGCCTCCTTCTTCCCACTTTCGGACTCCTGGGCCGCCGAGCTCTCTTCCCCCCTGGCCCAGGGGCCGCGCCGCTCCCGGCTCAGTCTCCGCGGAGGCGGCGGCTCCACCTCCTTCTTGGGCATGAGAGGCTGCTGCTTGGCCTGCCCTGGGCCAGAGCcgtcccttccctcctctgtctccGGCGGACTGGGGGCCCGCGCAGCCTCCACCGCCTGCCGCCTCTGCCTCCGCTCCTGCCGGGTCCTGAGCAGGGCCTGGATGTCCTCATCCTCATCCTTGGAGGCCGAGGTTCGTGGCTTGGGCGCCTCTGCTTCCTCCACGCTCGGCAGTCTAGGCCAGAAGATGGGAGATGCGGTGGGAGGTAAGAATCAGATATCAGAGGTGGGAGAGACCTGGGGGGACCTGACCCAATGGAGAAGCTTCCAGGCCTGCCAGAGAGGGGGCGAGGAAAGAGAGGTAggcctcccctaccccccagctATTCCTTAAGTAAGGATGACTTTCACCTGCTTTACATATGGGGTTTCCAGGAAGTCATCTGAACAAAGCACACCATGCTTTCAAAAACAATtgatgggggctcctgggtggctcagtgggttaaagcctctgccttcagctcaggtcatgatctcagggtcctgggatcgacatcgggttctctgctcagtggggagcctgcttcctcctctctctctctctctctctctctgcctgcctctctgcctacttgtgatctctctctgtcaaataataaataaataaaatcttttttataaataaataaataaataaagcctctgccttcggctcaggtcatgatcccagggtcctgggatcgagccccgcatccagctctctgcttagcagggagcctgcttcctcctctctctctctctgcctgcttctctgcctacttgtgatctctgtctgtcaaataaataaaaaaaatcttaaaaaaaaaaaacagttgataaACCTCTGTAAGGTCCAACTATTCTGTATTCAGACTCAATCAACAAACACGGAACAACTTCTTTATAGGTGTGAGGCCCCACGCTGGGTCTGGGAGCTCAAAGGGAATACAAACGGTCTTCGCCCCTTAGGGCTCAGATCAAGACCAGAGACTGGTCAAAGGTCACCCAGATAATGAGCGGTGGAACTGGGGAGTAGAACCCAGAGCTTCCGGCAGGCCATCCTGCACTCCT
The window above is part of the Mustela erminea isolate mMusErm1 chromosome 17, mMusErm1.Pri, whole genome shotgun sequence genome. Proteins encoded here:
- the LAD1 gene encoding ladinin-1 isoform X2, which produces MAGGRKDWSALSSLARQWTLEDEEEQERERRRRHRNLSSTTDDEAPKPAQNGDTPAARRLPSVEEAEAPKPRTSASKDEDEDIQALLRTRQERRQRRQAVEAARAPSPPETEEGRDGSGPGQAKQQPLMPKKEVEPPPPRRLSRERRGPWARGEESSAAQESESGKKEASEKPAVSEKPPAPGKTLVVGKRLVSEETSISGKALGPEKTSVSEKRAVLEKKSILEKTSVSEKPPAPRKTSDSERRTVSEKASLFEKSLVSEKTLATETKLAPERAAAPQQPQAGEQPASGGSQPTSTTGQSGKALPEKTPPSSAKLREQGAPAPPAATSRLPPITLQVKIPSNEEELDTLSPTQATYSSSLKRSSPRTISFRMSPRKDNSETTLTRSASMRLPAGTVKLGEKLERYHTAIQRSESVRCPGSSRTEFFVAPMGVASKRHLFEKELVGQSRAEPASSRKENLRLSGVVTSKLNLWISRTQESGDQDPQV
- the LAD1 gene encoding ladinin-1 isoform X1 → MAGGRKDWSALSSLARQWTLEDEEEQERERRRRHRNLSSTTDDEAPKPAQNGDTPAARRLPSVEEAEAPKPRTSASKDEDEDIQALLRTRQERRQRRQAVEAARAPSPPETEEGRDGSGPGQAKQQPLMPKKEVEPPPPRRLSRERRGPWARGEESSAAQESESGKKEASEKPAVSEKPPAPGKTLVVGKRLVSEETSISGKALGPEKTSVSEKRAVLEKKSILEKTSVSEKPPAPRKTSDSERRTVSEKASLFEKSLVSEKTLATETKLAPERAAAPQQPQAGEQPASGGSQPTSTTGQSGKALPEKTPPSSAKLREQGAPAPPAATSRLPPITLQVKIPSNEEELDTLSPTQATYSSSLKRSSPRTISFRMSPRKDNSETTLTRSASMRLPAGTVKLGEKLERYHTAIQRSESVRCPGSSRTEFFVAPMGVASKRHLFEKELVGQSRAEPASSRKENLRLSGVVTSKLNLWISRTQESGDQDPQDPRKESVATKRTQWGKKGDSSLDVEV